A single window of Enterobacteriaceae bacterium ESL0689 DNA harbors:
- the rpsU gene encoding 30S ribosomal protein S21, producing MPVIKVRENEPFDVALRRFKRSCEKAGVLAEVRRREFYEKPTTERKRAKASAVKRHAKKLARENARRTRLY from the coding sequence ATGCCGGTAATTAAAGTACGTGAAAATGAGCCGTTCGACGTTGCTCTTCGTCGCTTCAAACGTTCCTGCGAAAAAGCAGGTGTTCTGGCGGAAGTTCGTCGTCGTGAGTTCTATGAAAAACCGACGACTGAACGTAAGCGCGCGAAAGCATCTGCGGTAAAACGTCATGCAAAAAAACTGGCTCGTGAAAACGCACGCCGTACTCGTCTGTATTAA
- the tsaD gene encoding tRNA (adenosine(37)-N6)-threonylcarbamoyltransferase complex transferase subunit TsaD, with product MRVLGIETSCDETGIAIYDDKKGLLANQLYSQVSLHADYGGVVPELASRDHVRKTVPLIQMAMKEASLSAKEIDAVAYTAGPGLVGALLVGATIGRALAFAWNVPAIPVHHMEGHLLAPMLEEDPPAFPFVALLVSGGHTQLISVTGIGQYQLLGESIDDAAGEAFDKTAKLLGLDYPGGPLLSKMASRGIAGRFVFPRPMTDRPGLDFSFSGLKTFAANAIKNNNHDAQTHADIARAFEDAVIDTLMIKCRRALEQTDFKRLVIAGGVSANSVLREKLATMMTQRGGSLFCARPAFCTDNGAMIAYAGMIRLNSGVNAAPTVTVRPRWPLAELPAVSLP from the coding sequence ATGCGTGTACTGGGTATCGAAACATCCTGTGATGAAACCGGCATCGCCATTTATGACGACAAAAAGGGTTTGCTAGCCAATCAATTATACAGTCAGGTGTCATTACATGCTGATTATGGTGGTGTCGTCCCTGAGCTGGCATCACGTGATCATGTACGTAAAACTGTACCGCTCATTCAGATGGCAATGAAAGAAGCCAGTTTATCAGCGAAAGAAATTGATGCTGTAGCCTATACCGCCGGGCCTGGACTGGTGGGCGCACTGCTGGTAGGTGCCACGATTGGCCGGGCGCTCGCGTTCGCCTGGAATGTGCCAGCGATCCCGGTACATCATATGGAAGGACATCTGCTGGCTCCCATGCTGGAAGAGGATCCTCCCGCCTTTCCATTTGTCGCATTACTGGTATCGGGTGGTCACACACAACTTATTAGCGTGACGGGTATTGGACAATATCAGTTACTGGGAGAATCGATTGATGATGCGGCAGGAGAAGCATTTGATAAAACAGCGAAATTGTTAGGGCTGGATTACCCAGGGGGACCACTATTATCAAAAATGGCTTCTCGGGGAATAGCCGGACGATTTGTTTTTCCACGTCCGATGACCGATCGTCCAGGACTGGATTTTAGCTTTTCTGGCCTGAAGACCTTTGCAGCCAATGCAATTAAAAACAATAATCATGATGCACAGACTCATGCAGATATCGCGCGTGCTTTTGAAGATGCAGTGATAGATACGCTGATGATTAAATGTCGCCGGGCACTGGAACAGACCGATTTTAAACGTCTGGTAATAGCGGGTGGTGTCAGCGCAAATAGCGTATTACGGGAAAAACTGGCAACCATGATGACACAGCGTGGCGGTTCACTGTTCTGCGCGCGCCCGGCATTCTGTACCGATAATGGTGCGATGATTGCCTATGCCGGTATGATACGCCTGAATAGCGGTGTTAACGCCGCCCCCACTGTTACCGTCCGCCCGCGCTGGCCGCTGGCTGAACTGCCTGCCGTATCATTACCCTGA
- the dnaG gene encoding DNA primase produces MAGRIPRVFINDLLARTDIIDLIDVRVKLKKQGKNYHACCPFHNEKTPSFTVNGEKQFYHCFGCGAHGNAIDFLMNYDKLEFVETIEELAAMHNLDVPYETGNSQGQIARHQRQSLYQLMNGLSTFYQQSLKQPGAEAARQYLTKRGVSQEVIVRFAIGYAPPGWDNVLKQFGSNPENRQSLIDAGMLVTNDQGRSYDRFRERMMFPIRDKRGRVIGFGGRVLGDALPKYLNSPETDIFHKGRQLYGLYEAQQDSNELQRLLVVEGYMDVVALAQYDINYAVASLGTSTTADHIQLLFRATHQVICCYDGDRAGRDAAWRALETALPYMSDGRQLRFMFLPEGEDPDTLVRKEGKAAFEARIEQAQPLSVFLFNHLLPQVDLSTPDGRTQLSTLALPLISQVPGETLRIYLRQQLGNKLGILDDAQLERLIPKQADNHIQRSAFQLKRTPMRILIGLLVQNPELASQVPSLTGLDQHKIPGLALFSELVSLCLSQPGLTTGQLLEQYRGTNKSATLEKLSMWDDIADREIAEKIFTDALNHMLDSLLELRQEELIARDRTQGLSSEERREFWAINQALAKK; encoded by the coding sequence ATGGCTGGGCGAATCCCACGCGTGTTCATTAATGACCTGTTAGCTCGTACCGATATCATTGATTTAATTGATGTGCGGGTAAAGCTGAAAAAACAGGGTAAAAACTATCATGCGTGCTGTCCATTTCATAATGAAAAAACACCGTCATTTACTGTTAACGGTGAGAAGCAGTTTTATCACTGTTTTGGTTGTGGCGCACACGGCAATGCTATCGATTTTCTGATGAATTACGACAAACTTGAGTTTGTCGAGACGATCGAAGAGCTGGCCGCGATGCATAATCTTGATGTGCCATATGAAACCGGCAATAGCCAGGGTCAGATTGCTCGTCATCAACGGCAAAGCCTTTATCAGTTAATGAATGGCCTGAGTACGTTTTATCAACAGTCCCTGAAGCAACCTGGTGCTGAAGCTGCGCGCCAGTATCTGACAAAACGTGGTGTCAGCCAGGAAGTGATAGTCCGCTTTGCGATAGGATATGCCCCTCCAGGTTGGGATAATGTTTTAAAACAGTTCGGTAGTAATCCGGAAAATCGGCAATCGCTTATCGACGCTGGCATGTTGGTCACGAACGATCAAGGACGCAGTTATGATCGTTTCCGTGAGCGAATGATGTTCCCTATTCGTGACAAGCGGGGACGAGTCATCGGTTTTGGTGGCCGTGTGTTAGGTGATGCGTTACCAAAATACCTTAACTCACCAGAAACCGATATTTTCCATAAAGGCCGTCAGCTATATGGTCTGTATGAAGCGCAACAGGATAGCAACGAACTGCAGCGCCTTCTGGTGGTAGAAGGCTATATGGATGTGGTGGCACTGGCACAATATGATATTAACTATGCTGTCGCATCGCTGGGGACGTCGACCACCGCTGATCATATTCAGCTTTTATTCCGCGCGACCCATCAGGTTATCTGTTGTTATGATGGCGATCGGGCGGGACGTGATGCAGCATGGCGGGCGCTGGAGACAGCGTTACCGTATATGTCAGATGGTCGTCAGCTACGTTTTATGTTTCTGCCAGAAGGTGAAGATCCCGATACGCTTGTTCGTAAGGAAGGTAAAGCCGCTTTTGAGGCGCGAATTGAGCAGGCACAGCCACTGTCGGTATTTTTATTTAATCATCTGTTGCCACAAGTAGATTTAAGTACCCCAGATGGGCGCACGCAACTCAGCACATTAGCATTACCGCTTATTAGCCAGGTGCCAGGCGAAACATTGCGCATTTACTTGCGTCAGCAATTGGGTAACAAACTGGGAATTTTAGATGATGCTCAGCTTGAACGTTTGATACCGAAACAGGCAGACAATCATATTCAACGCTCTGCATTTCAGTTAAAACGGACCCCTATGCGAATACTTATCGGATTGCTGGTGCAAAATCCTGAACTGGCATCTCAGGTTCCCTCTTTAACCGGGCTGGATCAGCATAAAATACCGGGACTGGCGTTATTTAGTGAGCTGGTCAGCCTCTGTTTGTCTCAGCCGGGACTGACTACCGGGCAATTATTAGAGCAATATCGTGGTACAAATAAGTCGGCAACCCTTGAAAAGTTATCAATGTGGGACGATATAGCAGATAGAGAGATTGCAGAAAAAATCTTCACCGACGCGCTCAATCATATGCTGGATTCACTGCTGGAATTACGACAGGAAGAGTTGATAGCGCGTGATCGTACACAAGGTTTAAGCAGTGAAGAACGCCGGGAGTTCTGGGCGATAAACCAGGCTCTGGCAAAGAAATGA